From a single Hymenobacter sp. YIM 151500-1 genomic region:
- a CDS encoding LLM class flavin-dependent oxidoreductase — MQLGIDSFAAAPSTGDAAANSAAINQLLERIERADQVGLDVFGIGEHHRREFLDSAPAVILAAAAARTQRIRLTSAVTVLSAADPVRVFQQFATLDLISEGRTEMVVGRGSFTEAFPLFGLNLRDYDAVFNEKLALLLQIRDQEHVHWTGTFRPALTGQGVYPRPMQPRLPIWLGVGGTPESFARAGALGLPLMVAIIGGETHRFRPLVDLYREAGRRAGHAPERLQVGLHSLGYVADTTSEAVEDYYPGYARTFTRIGRERGWPPVTREHFDAVRGPRGALLVGSPDEVAAKILRHSEALGGISRVTFQMDQADLPPEKLLRAIELLGQQVKPLLG, encoded by the coding sequence ATTCAGCTCGGCATCGACAGTTTCGCGGCGGCCCCATCTACGGGCGACGCGGCGGCCAACAGTGCGGCCATCAACCAGCTGCTTGAACGCATCGAACGAGCCGACCAAGTGGGTCTCGACGTGTTCGGCATCGGGGAGCACCACCGGCGGGAGTTTCTGGACTCGGCGCCGGCCGTTATTCTGGCGGCGGCCGCGGCCCGCACCCAGCGTATTCGCCTTACCAGCGCCGTCACGGTACTTAGCGCCGCCGACCCGGTGCGCGTGTTCCAGCAGTTTGCCACCCTCGACCTGATTTCGGAGGGCCGTACGGAAATGGTGGTGGGCCGCGGCTCGTTTACGGAAGCATTTCCGCTGTTCGGCCTCAACCTGCGCGACTACGACGCCGTGTTCAACGAAAAGCTGGCCCTGCTGCTCCAGATTCGGGACCAGGAGCACGTGCACTGGACCGGCACGTTCCGGCCGGCGCTTACGGGGCAGGGCGTCTATCCCCGGCCCATGCAGCCGCGGCTGCCCATCTGGCTGGGTGTCGGCGGCACTCCCGAGTCATTCGCGCGGGCCGGGGCCCTGGGCCTGCCGCTGATGGTGGCCATCATCGGCGGCGAAACCCACCGCTTCCGCCCGCTGGTGGACCTGTACCGGGAGGCGGGCCGCCGCGCCGGGCACGCCCCGGAACGGCTGCAAGTGGGCCTGCACTCCCTGGGCTACGTGGCCGATACCACTTCGGAAGCCGTGGAAGATTACTACCCCGGCTACGCCCGCACCTTCACCCGCATCGGCCGGGAGCGGGGCTGGCCGCCCGTCACGCGCGAGCATTTCGACGCCGTGCGGGGCCCGCGTGGCGCCCTGCTGGTAGGCAGCCCCGACGAAGTGGCCGCTAAAATCCTGCGGCACAGCGAGGCGCTGGGCGGTATCTCCCGCGTCACATTTCAAATGGACCAGGCCGACTTACCCCCGGAAAAACTACTCCGCGCTATTGAGTTGCTGGGCCAGCAAGTGAAGCCGTTGCTGGGGTAG
- a CDS encoding CPBP family intramembrane glutamic endopeptidase has protein sequence MEITASEMPVSAARPEPAYPTIKESWGAFGWFLLIMLVVSLPVFIIFNEVIHRKSVVVSSVATVAGQVATIGFLLWRYRQRQPPLQVLGTVPTSVYAALPAVVLAQVLLRSTIQYLHLPNWMEEAFRHLEAQPVLAFLMVGISAPILEEVLFRGILLTGLLRNYRPWVAIAQSALLFGLFHLNPVQIVSAGLMGLLLGWLYYRTHSLLLCIMVHALNNLLALWVILHPVTKRMDGAHNLFASPWHYAGAVALSALVLAGLLWQVQRATAPPPGPVAAEEA, from the coding sequence ATGGAAATCACTGCTTCGGAGATGCCTGTCTCCGCTGCCCGCCCCGAGCCGGCATATCCAACCATCAAGGAAAGCTGGGGCGCGTTTGGGTGGTTCTTGCTTATCATGCTGGTGGTTAGCCTACCGGTTTTTATCATTTTCAATGAAGTCATTCACCGCAAGTCAGTGGTAGTCAGTTCTGTGGCGACTGTGGCAGGGCAGGTGGCAACCATTGGTTTTTTGCTCTGGCGCTACCGCCAACGACAACCCCCGCTACAGGTACTGGGCACGGTGCCCACTAGCGTGTATGCGGCCTTGCCGGCGGTTGTACTGGCTCAGGTATTACTGCGCTCTACCATACAGTACTTGCACTTGCCAAACTGGATGGAAGAAGCGTTTCGGCATCTGGAAGCGCAGCCTGTACTGGCCTTTCTGATGGTTGGAATAAGCGCCCCAATACTAGAGGAGGTGTTATTTCGGGGAATATTGCTGACGGGACTGCTGCGTAACTATCGGCCCTGGGTCGCCATAGCGCAGTCGGCACTGCTGTTTGGCTTGTTTCACCTTAATCCGGTGCAAATTGTGTCAGCTGGATTGATGGGACTCTTACTCGGCTGGCTCTACTATCGCACTCATTCGCTGCTGCTCTGCATTATGGTGCACGCACTGAACAATCTGCTGGCGTTGTGGGTCATTCTGCATCCCGTGACCAAGCGCATGGATGGTGCGCACAATCTATTCGCCTCGCCCTGGCACTACGCCGGGGCTGTGGCGCTAAGCGCCCTGGTGCTGGCGGGGCTGCTGTGGCAGGTGCAGCGGGCTACGGCGCCGCCGCCGGGGCCGGTAGCAGCGGAAGAAGCCTAA
- a CDS encoding amino acid permease, which yields MLKKSLELLRQEAAESGAGTLQRTLNGFNLIAIGIGVIIGAGLFSLTGLAAANNAGPAVTLSFMVAAVGCAFSALCYAEFAAMVPVAGSAYTYAYATMGELFAWIIGWDLILEYSVGAAAVAISWSQYLVKFLSKYDVYLPPQLVMSPFETAALADGSTVRGLLNVPAMLIVAAITLVVVRGTRGSAWFNALVVTLKVSVVLVFIALGWQYIDPANYQPYIPQNTGVFGEFGWSGILRGAGVVFFVFIGFDIVATMAQETKNPQRNMPIGIIGSLLICTVLFVLFGHVLTGLAHYTEFKDSAAPVAIAIEKTPYAWLASAVILAIIIGYTSVILVDLLGQTRVFFAMAKDGLLPPVFARVHERFHTPLQSGLLLGLFIALFAGFVPIAVVGEMTSIGTLLAFVMVCLGVLIMRKKEPDAPRGFRTPWVPVVPVLGILTCLLMMASLPLDTWIRLAVWLALGLAIYYGYGRKHSKLRQEQLRQPA from the coding sequence ATGCTGAAAAAATCATTGGAACTGCTGCGGCAGGAAGCCGCCGAATCGGGCGCTGGCACGTTGCAACGAACCCTGAACGGCTTTAACCTGATTGCCATTGGCATTGGGGTGATTATCGGGGCGGGGCTGTTTTCCCTCACGGGCCTGGCCGCCGCCAACAACGCCGGGCCGGCCGTTACGCTGTCGTTTATGGTGGCGGCCGTAGGGTGCGCGTTTTCGGCCTTGTGCTACGCCGAGTTTGCCGCCATGGTGCCGGTGGCCGGCTCAGCCTACACCTACGCCTACGCCACCATGGGCGAGCTGTTCGCCTGGATTATCGGCTGGGACCTGATTCTGGAGTACTCGGTGGGTGCGGCGGCGGTGGCCATCAGCTGGTCGCAGTACCTGGTGAAGTTTCTCAGCAAGTACGACGTCTACCTGCCCCCGCAGCTGGTGATGTCGCCGTTTGAAACGGCCGCCCTGGCCGATGGCAGCACGGTGCGCGGACTGCTGAACGTGCCGGCCATGCTCATCGTGGCCGCCATTACTTTGGTTGTAGTGCGCGGCACGCGGGGCTCGGCCTGGTTCAACGCCCTGGTCGTGACCCTGAAGGTGTCGGTGGTGCTGGTGTTTATTGCCCTGGGCTGGCAGTACATCGACCCCGCCAACTACCAGCCCTACATCCCGCAGAACACGGGCGTGTTTGGGGAGTTTGGCTGGAGCGGCATTTTGCGCGGGGCCGGGGTGGTGTTTTTCGTGTTCATCGGCTTCGACATTGTGGCGACGATGGCCCAGGAAACCAAGAATCCGCAGCGCAACATGCCCATCGGCATCATCGGCTCCCTGCTGATTTGCACGGTGCTATTCGTGCTGTTTGGGCACGTGCTTACGGGCCTGGCCCACTACACCGAGTTCAAGGACAGCGCCGCGCCCGTAGCCATTGCCATCGAAAAGACGCCCTACGCCTGGCTGGCCTCGGCCGTGATTCTGGCCATCATCATCGGGTACACGTCGGTGATTCTGGTGGATTTGCTGGGGCAGACGCGGGTGTTTTTCGCCATGGCCAAGGACGGCCTGCTGCCACCGGTGTTTGCGCGGGTGCACGAGCGGTTTCACACGCCCCTGCAATCGGGGCTGCTGCTAGGCTTGTTCATTGCTCTGTTTGCCGGCTTCGTGCCCATTGCCGTGGTGGGCGAAATGACCAGCATTGGCACGCTGCTGGCTTTCGTGATGGTGTGCCTGGGCGTGCTCATCATGCGCAAAAAGGAGCCCGACGCCCCGCGCGGATTCCGCACGCCCTGGGTGCCGGTGGTGCCCGTTCTGGGCATCCTGACCTGCCTGCTGATGATGGCCTCCCTGCCCCTGGACACGTGGATTCGGCTGGCTGTGTGGCTGGCCCTGGGACTGGCCATCTACTACGGCTACGGCCGCAAGCATAGCAAGCTGCGGCAGGAGCAGCTTCGGCAGCCGGCCTAA
- a CDS encoding EcsC family protein: protein MPSTFESYDHTIRAELAAWQRQMQRPPTLVNRLTRRVQARLNALLPEKVHQAITTAIREMVRGVLFGSQHLTAKPLREGTLAERETAVRTRIRYYRNTAAVEGGVTGAGGLLLGLADFPLLLGLKLKLLFDIAALYGHDVHDYAERVYLLHVFQLAFSGQHTRNDTYRRLADWDAYRHTLPPDVQEFDWRTFQQEYRDYIDLAKLAQLVPVIGAAVGAVANYKLLEQLGETAMNCYRMRWFASAQAAATSE, encoded by the coding sequence ATGCCATCAACTTTCGAAAGCTACGACCACACCATCCGGGCTGAACTGGCGGCCTGGCAGCGGCAGATGCAGCGGCCCCCGACGCTGGTGAACCGCCTAACGCGGCGGGTACAGGCCCGGCTGAATGCCTTGCTGCCGGAAAAGGTGCATCAGGCCATTACCACAGCTATTCGGGAGATGGTGCGGGGCGTGCTGTTTGGCTCGCAGCATCTTACCGCTAAGCCGCTGCGCGAAGGCACGCTGGCCGAGCGCGAAACGGCCGTGCGCACCCGCATTCGCTATTACCGCAACACGGCCGCCGTGGAAGGTGGCGTAACCGGAGCTGGGGGCCTGCTGCTGGGCCTGGCCGACTTTCCGCTGCTGCTCGGCCTCAAGCTCAAGCTGCTCTTCGATATAGCCGCCCTTTACGGGCACGACGTGCACGATTACGCCGAGCGGGTCTACCTGCTGCACGTGTTTCAATTGGCCTTCAGCGGGCAACACACCCGCAACGACACCTACCGCCGCCTGGCCGACTGGGACGCCTACCGCCACACCCTGCCCCCCGACGTGCAGGAGTTCGACTGGCGCACGTTTCAGCAGGAATACCGCGACTACATCGACCTGGCCAAGCTGGCCCAGCTCGTGCCGGTGATTGGGGCCGCCGTGGGAGCCGTAGCCAACTACAAGCTGCTGGAGCAACTCGGCGAAACCGCCATGAACTGCTACCGCATGCGCTGGTTTGCCAGTGCGCAAGCGGCTGCCACCTCAGAATGA
- a CDS encoding HepT-like ribonuclease domain-containing protein produces the protein MTSTYSYQVRVEPHAWQQQMVDFRNRLIHSYDNIDDVIVWAILKRHLPVLKADVQRQLQEPE, from the coding sequence ATGACCAGCACGTACAGCTACCAAGTCCGCGTCGAGCCTCACGCTTGGCAGCAACAGATGGTGGACTTCCGCAACCGTCTGATCCATTCGTACGACAACATTGACGACGTAATTGTATGGGCCATCCTGAAACGGCATTTGCCGGTACTGAAAGCTGACGTGCAGCGCCAGTTGCAGGAACCAGAATAG
- a CDS encoding IS1/IS1595 family N-terminal zinc-binding domain-containing protein: MLQTTLTCAKCGSTALRKNGHSHGKAKYRCLNCRHQAALHPAAPRKAAQYAHVEKLLVERVSQRAIVRLTGVARMTVAKLAKKSAGANAPTAQAAPATGAGTG, from the coding sequence ATGCTTCAAACAACGCTCACCTGCGCCAAATGTGGCAGCACAGCCTTGCGTAAGAACGGCCATAGCCACGGCAAGGCCAAGTATCGGTGCCTGAACTGCCGCCACCAAGCGGCCTTGCACCCGGCCGCTCCGCGCAAAGCGGCGCAGTACGCCCACGTGGAAAAACTGCTAGTCGAGCGCGTCTCGCAGCGGGCCATCGTGCGCCTGACGGGCGTGGCGCGCATGACGGTGGCCAAACTGGCAAAAAAAAGCGCGGGCGCCAACGCGCCCACGGCCCAAGCCGCGCCGGCCACGGGTGCTGGAACTGGATGA
- a CDS encoding IS1 family transposase: MLELDEMWTFVGHKKRKTWLWLAVERSSRRIVAWVLGGRGRATARRLWRALPAEYRTGTWYFTDEWEAYQGVLPAGAHRPSPKGSGQTSIVEAINCSLRQKCAVLVRKSCSFSRCRTMHRIRIQLVIDEHNRQCHLKQTTSKTTL, from the coding sequence GTGCTGGAACTGGATGAAATGTGGACGTTTGTCGGCCACAAAAAGCGCAAAACATGGCTCTGGCTGGCCGTGGAGCGCTCCAGCCGCCGCATCGTGGCCTGGGTGTTGGGCGGCCGGGGCCGCGCGACGGCTCGGCGCCTGTGGCGCGCTTTGCCGGCCGAGTACCGTACGGGCACCTGGTACTTCACCGACGAGTGGGAAGCCTACCAGGGCGTATTGCCAGCCGGCGCCCACCGGCCCAGTCCCAAAGGCAGCGGCCAGACCAGTATCGTGGAAGCTATCAATTGTTCACTACGCCAAAAGTGCGCCGTGCTCGTGCGTAAATCCTGTTCCTTTAGCCGCTGCCGGACCATGCACCGCATCCGTATTCAACTCGTCATTGACGAACACAACCGGCAATGCCACCTGAAGCAAACGACCAGCAAAACCACGCTTTAG
- a CDS encoding Gfo/Idh/MocA family protein: MAASVSAVRFAVCGVGHIGRRHAALIARHAGARLVALIDTRPELREELALEFPAVPFFSSLENYFAAGLGADVLTIATPNDQHAPQAIAGLRRGLHVVVEKPLALRTQDAEAILTTATQASRLVFGVMQNRYSPPAAWLKQVVAEGRLGDIYLVQINCFWNRDERYYRPGGWRGTLTQDGGTLFTQFSHFIDLLYWVFGDVTNLTARFRDFAHQHLTEFEDSGLVTFDLVRGGSGTLQYSTAVWDQNLESSLTVVAEHGSLRLGGQYMDKVDYCHLRGYELPPLPPTNPANQYGPYQGSAANHVQVIDHVIETLRQGGTATNVEEGVKVVEIIERMYKLR, from the coding sequence TTGGCTGCATCTGTTTCTGCTGTTCGTTTTGCTGTTTGCGGAGTGGGCCACATTGGCCGGCGCCACGCAGCGCTTATAGCCCGCCACGCCGGCGCCCGGCTGGTAGCCCTGATTGATACCCGGCCGGAGTTGCGAGAAGAACTGGCTTTGGAGTTTCCGGCTGTGCCCTTCTTTTCGTCGCTGGAGAATTACTTTGCCGCTGGTTTAGGGGCCGATGTACTGACTATAGCTACACCAAATGACCAGCACGCGCCCCAAGCTATAGCTGGCCTGCGCCGTGGGTTGCACGTGGTAGTGGAAAAGCCGCTGGCCCTGCGCACGCAGGATGCCGAAGCCATTCTGACGACGGCCACGCAGGCAAGCCGCCTGGTATTTGGGGTGATGCAAAACCGCTACTCGCCGCCCGCGGCCTGGCTTAAGCAGGTGGTGGCAGAAGGCCGGCTCGGCGACATCTACCTGGTGCAGATTAACTGCTTCTGGAACCGCGATGAGCGGTACTACCGCCCCGGCGGCTGGCGCGGTACCCTGACCCAGGATGGCGGCACGCTCTTCACCCAGTTCAGCCACTTCATCGACCTGCTGTACTGGGTGTTCGGCGACGTTACCAACCTCACGGCCCGCTTTCGCGACTTTGCCCATCAGCACCTAACCGAGTTCGAGGACAGCGGCCTCGTCACCTTCGACTTGGTGCGGGGCGGCAGCGGCACGTTGCAGTACAGCACCGCCGTGTGGGACCAGAACCTGGAAAGCTCCCTGACCGTGGTGGCCGAGCACGGTAGCCTGCGCCTCGGCGGGCAATACATGGACAAGGTAGACTACTGCCATCTGCGAGGCTACGAGCTGCCTCCGCTGCCGCCCACCAACCCCGCCAACCAGTACGGCCCCTACCAAGGCTCCGCCGCCAACCACGTGCAGGTCATCGACCACGTGATAGAAACCCTGCGCCAGGGCGGCACTGCCACCAATGTGGAGGAAGGAGTGAAGGTGGTGGAGATAATTGAGCGGATGTATAAGTTGCGGTGA
- a CDS encoding DegT/DnrJ/EryC1/StrS family aminotransferase, with protein sequence MPASPTSPAPISLLDLPAQHAPIQAELEAALRHVLDEAAFIQGPAVQLFAQELSEYLGGPHVITCANGTDALQLALMSLALPPGAEVIVPAFTYVATLEAAAVLGLRPVPADVLPDTFGLDPAAVAAALTPRTGAIVAVHLFGQCADLEALRRLADEHGVALIEDNAQAIGATFTTAQGHTWPAGTVGEVGTTSFFPSKNLGGFGDGGALFTRDATRAERLRQLANHGQRRKYHHEHVGLNSRLDTLQAALLRVKLRYLDHWTAARQRAAAHYDAALAGRPGLLPPARDPRSTHVFHQYTVQVADEPGRRDDLQRHLAAHGVPSAVYYPLPVHQQPAYEYLGYMPGQFPVAERLCRTVLSLPIHPTLSLEQAAYVGKVLESWNQ encoded by the coding sequence GTGCCTGCCAGCCCTACTTCTCCCGCGCCCATTTCCCTGCTCGATTTGCCCGCCCAGCACGCCCCCATCCAGGCCGAGCTGGAGGCAGCCCTGCGCCACGTCCTCGACGAGGCCGCCTTCATTCAGGGGCCGGCCGTGCAGCTGTTTGCCCAGGAGTTGAGCGAGTACCTGGGCGGCCCGCACGTAATTACGTGCGCCAACGGCACCGACGCCCTGCAACTGGCCCTGATGAGCCTGGCCCTGCCGCCCGGCGCCGAGGTCATTGTGCCAGCCTTCACCTACGTGGCTACCCTGGAAGCCGCCGCCGTGCTGGGGCTGCGGCCCGTGCCCGCCGATGTGTTGCCGGATACCTTCGGCCTCGACCCCGCCGCCGTGGCCGCCGCCCTTACGCCCCGCACTGGCGCCATCGTGGCCGTGCACCTGTTTGGGCAGTGCGCCGACCTAGAGGCCCTGCGCCGCCTAGCCGACGAGCACGGCGTGGCCCTCATCGAAGACAACGCCCAGGCCATCGGGGCTACGTTTACGACGGCGCAGGGCCACACCTGGCCGGCCGGTACGGTAGGGGAGGTGGGCACCACTTCTTTCTTCCCCAGCAAAAACCTCGGCGGCTTCGGCGACGGCGGGGCCCTATTTACCCGCGACGCGACCCGCGCCGAGCGGCTGCGCCAGCTGGCCAACCACGGCCAGCGCCGCAAGTACCACCATGAGCACGTGGGCCTCAACTCCCGCCTCGACACCCTGCAAGCCGCCTTGCTGCGCGTGAAGCTGCGCTACCTCGACCACTGGACGGCCGCCCGCCAGCGCGCAGCGGCTCACTACGATGCCGCCTTGGCTGGCCGGCCGGGCTTGCTGCCGCCCGCCCGCGACCCGCGCAGCACCCACGTATTTCACCAGTACACGGTGCAGGTAGCCGACGAGCCCGGCCGCCGCGACGACCTGCAACGGCACCTGGCCGCGCACGGCGTACCCAGCGCCGTGTACTACCCGCTGCCCGTGCACCAGCAGCCCGCCTACGAGTACCTGGGCTACATGCCAGGCCAGTTCCCGGTGGCCGAGCGCCTGTGCCGCACCGTGCTGTCCTTGCCCATTCACCCCACCCTCAGCTTGGAACAGGCCGCCTACGTGGGGAAAGTGCTGGAAAGCTGGAACCAGTAA
- a CDS encoding glycosyltransferase family 2 protein, giving the protein MPGLSVLIPVFNRDVRPLVHALRAQVAHWPGPVEICCLDDGSAPAVRVLNQELAALPGVQYQELACNVGRAAIRNQLAQQARHEWLLLLDNDSVLPDGHFLARYAVAQGRAAVLVGGTSYEPAPPPATDLRLRWLYGRRREARPAAVRQRAPYGQLTLNNLLVRADVFCRLGLDESLTRYGHEDTKFGWLLRRSRVPVLHLDNPVLHDGLEPAAVFLQKSHDAVRNLVQLYRAEGLGADTKLLKAGLQLQRWGLGEAVRTAFGLRHAQVQRNLLSERPSLRQLDALKLFWLLSELNHSLS; this is encoded by the coding sequence ATGCCTGGCCTGTCGGTGCTGATTCCGGTGTTTAACCGCGACGTACGGCCGCTGGTGCACGCGTTGCGGGCCCAGGTGGCGCACTGGCCCGGCCCCGTCGAAATCTGCTGCCTCGATGATGGCTCGGCCCCGGCCGTGCGCGTTCTGAATCAGGAGCTGGCCGCCCTGCCCGGCGTGCAGTACCAGGAGCTGGCGTGCAATGTGGGCCGGGCCGCCATCCGCAACCAGCTGGCCCAGCAGGCCCGCCATGAGTGGCTGCTGCTGCTCGACAACGACAGCGTACTGCCCGACGGCCACTTTCTGGCTCGCTACGCCGTGGCGCAGGGCCGGGCGGCGGTGCTGGTAGGGGGCACGTCCTACGAGCCGGCCCCGCCTCCTGCCACCGACCTGCGCCTGCGCTGGCTCTACGGCCGCCGCCGCGAGGCCCGGCCAGCCGCCGTGCGGCAGCGCGCCCCCTACGGGCAACTCACCCTGAACAACCTGCTGGTGCGCGCCGACGTGTTTTGCCGGTTGGGCCTGGATGAGTCGCTGACGCGCTACGGACACGAGGACACCAAGTTTGGCTGGCTGTTGCGCCGGTCCCGCGTGCCCGTGCTGCACCTCGACAACCCCGTGTTGCACGACGGACTGGAGCCGGCGGCCGTGTTTCTGCAAAAGTCGCACGATGCCGTGCGCAACCTCGTGCAGCTGTACCGGGCCGAAGGGCTGGGCGCCGATACCAAGCTGCTGAAAGCCGGCCTGCAACTCCAGCGCTGGGGGCTAGGCGAGGCCGTGCGCACGGCCTTCGGCTTGCGGCACGCCCAAGTGCAGCGCAATCTGCTGTCGGAGCGCCCCAGCCTGCGCCAACTCGATGCCCTCAAATTGTTCTGGCTGCTCAGCGAGCTGAATCATAGCCTGAGCTGA
- a CDS encoding cell division ATP-binding protein FtsE, with product MSVIELHDAYILQDVNTVLQKVSFTLEKGEFAYLVGRTGSGKSSLLKTLYADLPLTAGSGTVAGFSLPGVTSSGNVPQLRRKLGIIFQDFQLLFDRSVADNLLFVLNATGWSGKARKQQRISEVLMRVGLANAAGKMPHQLSGGEQQRVVIARALLNEPLLLLADEPTGNLDPDVADSIMRLFVEINNAGTAVLMATHNYQIIKQYPKRVLKCEQGQLLDSARAPFELKLES from the coding sequence ATGTCCGTAATCGAGCTGCACGACGCCTACATACTGCAGGATGTGAACACCGTGCTGCAGAAGGTGTCTTTTACGCTGGAAAAAGGCGAGTTTGCGTATCTGGTGGGCCGCACGGGCTCGGGCAAAAGCTCGTTGCTGAAAACCCTGTACGCCGACCTGCCCCTGACGGCGGGCTCGGGTACGGTGGCGGGCTTCAGCCTGCCCGGCGTTACCAGCAGCGGCAACGTGCCCCAGCTGCGCCGCAAGCTGGGCATCATCTTTCAGGATTTCCAGCTGCTCTTCGACCGGAGCGTGGCCGACAACCTGCTGTTTGTACTGAATGCCACTGGTTGGAGCGGCAAGGCCCGTAAGCAGCAGCGCATTTCGGAAGTGCTCATGCGCGTGGGCCTCGCCAATGCCGCCGGCAAAATGCCCCACCAGCTCTCGGGCGGCGAGCAGCAGCGCGTGGTTATTGCGCGGGCCCTGCTCAACGAGCCCCTGCTGCTGCTGGCCGATGAGCCCACCGGCAACCTCGACCCCGACGTGGCGGATAGCATTATGCGGTTGTTTGTGGAGATTAATAACGCCGGTACCGCCGTGCTCATGGCTACGCACAACTACCAGATTATTAAACAGTATCCAAAGCGCGTGCTGAAGTGCGAGCAAGGGCAACTGCTGGATTCCGCTCGGGCTCCGTTTGAATTAAAGCTGGAGAGTTAA
- a CDS encoding fructose-6-phosphate aldolase encodes MYIIKVKGKAKIPDYIQLRDEKFVLIAYFRADRPLKDLHRYGLEGKEVELAALIEGLEFGKLQQLVLE; translated from the coding sequence ATGTATATCATCAAAGTAAAAGGCAAGGCCAAGATTCCGGACTACATTCAGCTGCGCGACGAAAAGTTTGTGCTAATTGCCTATTTCCGCGCCGACCGGCCCCTGAAGGACCTGCACCGCTACGGCCTGGAAGGCAAGGAGGTAGAACTGGCTGCTCTGATTGAAGGCCTGGAATTCGGGAAGCTGCAGCAGTTGGTGTTGGAGTAG
- the fsa gene encoding fructose-6-phosphate aldolase, producing MKFFLDTANLKEIQEAVELGVLDGVTTNPSLMAKEGIRGLDNIMAHYQQICELVDGDVSAEVIGTSYEEIVREGEALAELHPNIVVKVPMIREGVKAIRHFADKGIKTNCTLIFSAGQALLAAKAGATYVSPFVGRLDDIGHDGLQLIQQIVDIFSNYGYPTQVLAASVRHVPHLIQCAELGADVVTCPLNVITGLLNHPLTDKGLAAFLADHKRVNG from the coding sequence ATGAAATTCTTCCTTGATACCGCCAACCTGAAGGAAATTCAGGAGGCCGTGGAGCTGGGCGTGCTCGACGGTGTAACGACCAATCCTTCGCTGATGGCCAAAGAAGGCATTCGGGGCCTCGACAACATCATGGCCCACTACCAGCAGATTTGCGAGCTGGTAGACGGCGACGTGTCGGCGGAGGTGATTGGCACCAGCTACGAGGAAATCGTCCGCGAAGGGGAGGCCCTGGCCGAGCTGCACCCCAACATTGTGGTGAAGGTGCCCATGATTCGGGAGGGCGTGAAAGCCATCCGCCACTTCGCCGACAAAGGCATCAAAACCAACTGCACCCTGATTTTCTCGGCCGGGCAGGCTCTGCTGGCCGCCAAAGCCGGCGCCACCTACGTGTCGCCCTTCGTGGGCCGCCTCGACGACATCGGGCACGACGGCTTGCAACTGATTCAGCAGATTGTCGATATCTTCTCCAATTACGGCTACCCCACGCAAGTGCTGGCCGCTTCGGTGCGCCACGTGCCCCACCTGATTCAGTGCGCCGAGCTGGGCGCCGACGTGGTGACCTGCCCGCTCAACGTCATCACCGGCCTGCTCAACCACCCCCTCACCGACAAAGGCCTCGCCGCCTTCCTCGCCGACCACAAGCGGGTGAATGGCTGA
- a CDS encoding carboxypeptidase-like regulatory domain-containing protein, whose product MRSSLSFLMAVLLPASVLAQQAESTDTVSVAETAPLMLATTTAPAPPAPAAAASSNQPVVPAAVPVQLTGQVLNSQGKPLVGATVYVKELGLAASTDARGAYALQVPPGVHTLAFGYGGYAEQQVQASNFLPITITLLPADKARRRDK is encoded by the coding sequence ATGCGTAGTTCACTGTCCTTCCTGATGGCCGTTTTGCTGCCAGCGTCGGTGCTGGCCCAGCAGGCCGAATCTACCGATACTGTCTCGGTTGCCGAAACGGCCCCACTCATGCTGGCTACTACCACTGCCCCGGCGCCGCCCGCCCCGGCTGCGGCCGCGAGCAGCAACCAGCCGGTAGTGCCGGCCGCTGTGCCCGTGCAGCTTACCGGGCAGGTCCTGAACAGCCAGGGCAAGCCGCTGGTGGGAGCTACCGTTTACGTGAAAGAGCTGGGCCTGGCCGCCAGCACCGACGCCCGCGGCGCCTACGCCCTGCAAGTGCCGCCCGGCGTGCACACCCTGGCCTTTGGCTACGGCGGCTACGCGGAGCAGCAGGTGCAGGCCAGCAACTTCCTGCCCATTACCATCACCCTGCTCCCCGCCGACAAAGCCCGCCGGCGCGACAAATAG